One Primulina eburnea isolate SZY01 chromosome 4, ASM2296580v1, whole genome shotgun sequence genomic window, ACGAGTCTTCTTTTATGATAGCGTTCACATGTCACATACAAATTATATTAAAGCATTCATTCTATCATGTTAATTTTAACGTCAACGCTCATTATTTGCGGGTCTTACTGTCCATTCATTCATCTTCATTCTTATTTACATTTAATAAATacattttcaattttatttacacaatttaaatgattatttcttaaaataaataatattatttttaaatatatttattacttCGAATTATTTTATCTTATTTTACGAGTGTAATTGATTTATAAGGCATGCTGGTTGTAATTGATTTAAAAGGCATACAGGATAGTTGAGTCTCCTGGACATAAGCTCGAGTGACCTCGTTCATTTCCTTGAAGATGTAAAATGCATACCAGTTGCGTGTGAAATAGAAAGATAGTTTAATGGATATGAATTATATGGATAATTTGGTGGATATGGACTATAAAAGAAATTTGATCTATAGAGATTATGTAGATAATTTGGTGGATATGAAAAATATGAATGATTTGGTGGAATTTGTGAATTTTGGGAAGAATAATTTTCTTTCGACATTTTTGGATAATTAACAAAATTTCTAGAAAAAACTCGGCTATTTTCATTAATTTCGAAAAAAATAGGatcacaaaaataaaatttagatgATGAAAATAGTAGAGAAGATTTTTGGAGTAATTTACAATATAGAATAATATGTTTGGATAATTGAAATAATTTGTGAAATGTGATGAATATTTATAGATGAAAATttgattgtttttttaaaattaaaatagtcGTTAACTAGCCGTTAACTAGCGattgaatatataaattaaaaccgTTCATATTTTTGcaataaaatattgatttttttaaaactataaACCGTgagaagaatttttttttaagaaatgaaaaaaattaaataaaaaggaATGGAATCAAAATATGCATGTGGGGGTAGGCCAACATTGTTGCCCAAGTGTGCGCGTGCAAGCACACTGCAGAATGAATTTTCAATTGAATGTCCCAAGTTGTCGTGCCCTCTAATTACAtaaaggtaaaaacttgtgtgagacggtttcacgggtcgtattgtgagacggatcacttatttggatcatccatgaaaaagtattactttttatgataagggtattactttttattgtgaatataggtagggttgatccgtatcacgaattatgacccgtgagacggtctcacatgagactcactatTACATAAATAGCTATTTTAGAGAAAAAAGTATTTATCAAATTTGTATAATCCAGTTTTCGGATCATTTCTTTGTTAATTAACAACATAGCTAGCTTATTTAGTCTATCTTGTGACATTATTAATCTAAGATGAATGTTTATTAACTTCAACTTCGATAAACTTCTTTCTGCTTATGCAACTATTACGATGATAGTTAACAAAATATTATGGACAATATAACTATATGAGAATAAATTATTCAGTTTTGCCAAATACCATAACATCTAAAAAAATTGTTGAACTTCTATACAATACTTCATCAAGCTAGTTAAAGACTAACTCGTCAACTTCTCCAAACTCAACAAATGCTTCAAAATATCTTGATATTGTTTAAATTGTTCGAACTGAACTTGAAAAAAAGATCGAATTTGATCAATTATAAACAAAAACATATTCAAATtacttttctttttatttaatattttgccAAAAAAACTTATTTCAGTATGTcatcaactcaaaatatatatgttggacTTCCTCAAAAATCGGGCCGTGAGGTGGTGGTCCTCTTTGGCTTCGTAAAAGGTCCGGCCCTACCAATATGAGTACTTATATGGCCCACCCATTCGTATACACCCCCACTCTTAAATAGCCAAGCTTATGGTCGGGTTGGATCAGATATCGCAAGACTTGAGACTCGCCAAAACTCATTTAGACCTATATTTGCCTTGGCTTATACCCGAAGTTAGAAGGGTTCTATATGTCAAACAAAGCCAACAATTCTTTGCCATCCAGTAAAGCATATAAAATCAAACAAAATATCTaggaaatattatattttggtCCTGTAATTCacatttttccaattttttttcatgttaagatgaatttgtatttttagttaactttcatgttttctttttttcttttttggtcCAGTTAACAGTGCATTTGCAATTGTAGTAATGTAACTTACATGTTTTTGTTCATTTTTTGTCCTCTTTTCAACTAGAACCCAacgattttttttccaaataatattataaaaaagcACGACACACATGAAATTTTTCTTCCAAAAATCCATGTCGACATCCACGTCCGCCAAAAAAAGGagcaaaaatgaaaaaaattcaagttacatgaataaaaattcaacTTCATTTTAACATGAACATAAATGAGAAAAAAACATACAAGTAACATGACTAAAAATGCAAGTTCATTGTTAACACGACCAAAAGTGAAAAAAGTGCAAATTATAGGATGAAAAATGTAATCATCCCGAATATCTAttgaatattaaattatatataaaccATAAAATCGcatataaaagaaaattttcaagAGATGAGGAAAGCAGTATTTTGAGTATTGTGAGGATTaatgtttattataataaaaatttaaacaagcAAACTCATTACCCGACCCATACCTAACCGGATAcaaaacatgaatataaattacCTGATCTATAACCATTTAACATTATCCAAACCTATCCAAACGAATTGGATTCAGGTCAGACACCCATTTTACCTGTGCCCATTATCATCcgagtgagtcttatgtgagatcgtctcacggatcttaatctgtgagacgggtcaaccctacccatattcactataaaaagtaatactcttagcataaaaaataatactttttcatgaatgacccaaataatagatccgtctcacaaatacgacccatgagaccgtttcatacaagtttttgtcttatcaTCCTTGCTAATACATACTATTTAATTTATGCTCACATTCTCAATTTTTAGTAACTCACAAAGTTGGGAATTTCACTGTGAAAAACCAAGCTCCACTGGATTGATACtaggaaaaataaattaaaagatggtcgatataaattaattttaatagaATCATATGTTAGatcaatttttcataatttattttgttgttgaTAACGAAAAAAGTTACTACGTATTGTGAAAATTACAGGAATCGACCTGCCCGGTCAGGTGTCCCCAAAAGCTATTCAGATGCCACACAACCTTTCGCAAGAGGAAAGACAACTCTTTGAAAACAACACATTGTTTCATGATGTGGTTTCATGAAAGGGTGCATTTGTTTCATGAAGAGTCGCGTCCGTTCTGAATCAatgtttcatatatatatatatatatatatatatatatatgacatcATTAGTTCAAGAAAAACATTTAAGATTCTGATTTGATTTAGTTACCTAGAAAATTCAGAAAATCTTCATTGTATTCTGAGAGAAATTTTTCGTATCCATGTGACTAAAGCGATGGAGAAAACATTTCTTAAAATAAAGCGTTGCAAACGTGCCTTGGAGTTCATTcacatttttcaaaataatctCATAACAttgtaaaaagaaaataaattttatattccaTAACTGGAAATTTCAAAAGGTAAcctaatttatttgaaattgtTGTCTTAATGTTTTGATCAAGAATTGAAGTAATCCcaaattacaataaaaaaacCAATTGAAATTTGAAGATGTTCCTCTGAGAATGATGATTCAATTCATTAATTTAGACGAGGGTAGGAACATATGGCACCCCAGAACTCCTCAACCACAAATCATCAGTGTACACTTTTCCTCCAGAAAAGCTACTGGCAATCTGTGGAGTGATCTTCTTGATACCCTTCCACTTAACCCGGTCCGAAAGAGTCGACCCGGCTCCACGGTTCTGGTACTCACCGTAGTACAATGTATCCAGAGCAAAAGTTCCGGCCCATGGAGACCACCCTTCCGGTGCAATGAACCCATCGATGTTGGATTGCATGATGATTGTCCTGGAGAACTCCTTCCATGGACGTCCGAGGTAGGCTTCCAAGGCGGGCTTTGCAGCGGTGAAAGCTGGCTCAGCCACGATGTCGCAGCTTTGGAAAATGATGGCGCCGACTCCACGATGGTCCTTGCGGCCTTGTGCGGTGACCATGCATGCTTGGTTGTTCAATGGCTTGCGGACGACCAGGCGGGTTTTCTGGAAGATGGACAAGGCGTCGCCGAACACGAAGTCGATGGTGCCGGAGATGACGCAGTCGCGGTAGTACTGGCGGTAGGCATGTGCGTAGAGGGTGTCTTGGTAGCCGTCCATGTGGACGTTGTAGAAGATGGCCTTGTCTCCAGAAACACGAACAGCCACGGCTTGGTGCTTTTCGGGGCCGGCAGTGTTCTCGATCGCGATGTCCTTGGCGATGAAACCTTCTCCGTTCACGGCTGAAAAAGTAGGAGAAGAAAGAGTTAAGTTGCTGTTTTTAAATCTTATTTTATACTAATaatttttctcacttttttGCCAGTAGTTTATTATAAcactaaaattaataattacatATATTTAATAGTAATGGatacaaaaatcacattaataaatttaaaaagtaaCTTATGAAAAGGATTTGCAAACATAATTACATTTCATTTTTAATCTTATGAGTGTGTTTGGTTGATGTGATTAACcaatgataaataaataatcacaCTTTTATCTAATGtttggttaaaattttaagatatattactaatccttttgactTGGTTTAAAATCTAATTTTATGATTAATTGTTTGATTATTAATCTAATAAATTAGGTGGGATAAATTATCATCACACCACAAATGACCTTTTTCTCCTTCTCTTATTTCAAAACCCTACTCACACcacaaattaattttaataaatgtaaattataattttaaatatttaattatctatcaaattattttaaatatatatataattattttaaaaaaacaataatattataattattactaaactttatttaacattaacattcaaaatattattactattttaattattaaattaattgcatattcacatatttatttctaataaatatatttaaattaattttaataaatgtaaattataattaaaaatatttaattagctatccaattattttaagaatatatatttaattagcatTTGGGGCATTTTGGTCATtgtaataaaatttacaaaaggatagattaatagtccaatatttatcactaaaattttaagttgttttaataatcattttgacccggtttaagatccaattttattaatcaaatagttatccataaaattggatcttaaatcgggtcaaaatgattattaaaacaacttaaaattttaacgataaatattggactattaatctatccttatttaatccactcaaccaaacacaccgtATAAGTATTATCATCATTAATTGATAAGGGGGGAGCTTGTAATAAAAAGAAAGGGAGAAACATGCATGCAAAGGTGTAGCGTACTCACCAAGAGTGGCAGAGTGGAAGGTTTGGGTGCCCTCGACAAAGTTCTTGTTGCCGGTGATTCTAGTCTTTGTCGGCCCCTCTCCGATCAACACAACGTTGTTCACCTTCTTTGGGATTATAACAGTTTCCTTGTACAAACCAGCCTTCACAAGAATCACAAAAGTATTGTTATTCTTCTTCGGGATGGCATCTATGGCTGCCTTGATGGTCTTATACGGTGTGCTTCCATCTTGTGCCACAACCGCATTCGGCTTCAAAGATATGGGCGTGACGGAAAGGAGCTTTCGTGCCTCGGGGTTCACGAAAGAAGGGATCGAATCCTGGCTGGATCCTAGTAGCCGGCGGCTGCTGCCTAAGCTTTCCAAATTCAAACCAGACAAGATGGTGGAGAAATCATCCACCATTGCGAGGCCATTGCTGGATAACTCTCCCGCGGTTTTCAACAGCTTCTTCATCTTCTCTGCGGTGTCACCGGTGGTGTTCTCGAACCCATCAATGCAAGTCTCCTGGTATGTGATAGAGGCGCTAAGCCATGTCTTAACATCCTCAACGTACTCATTCAAATTGCTGACATCGAATTCGCCGAACTTCTCGAACGATCTCTGGAGGTCGTCGATAGAGGTGTGGAGCAAGTCTCGGCAAGTGTCCAAGGCCCCCTTGGTCCTCTCATCGGCGGCCGCGTCTTTCAACAGAGTCGAGTTCTGAATGACTTCTCCGATATTCTTAACAGCGTAGTTGAATGCCAACTTGATCAGCTCCTTTGGGTCGGTGGTGTTGGCATCGGCAAGAGACTGCTCACAGGTTTCCTTGTAATCTGTGGGGGAGCAAATGGCTTTCACGGCCTTAGTAGAGGCGCTGATGGTGGGAGCGCCGTTATTGGTTGGGGCAGCGCTGCTGTCTCCACCTTTATTGGAGACGCCGACCGTGACAGCAACCACGGCCGCCACCAAGAGAATGGAGGCGAGACCCGCGACGGCCACCTTCTTCTTCTTGCTTCCCATATCGTATCccattttaaattttcaaatttctttgtttttttttgtttgtaaaaattttctAATATTAATTTCAGAGCTCTGGAGGGGTTGTAGCCTATTTTTTGATTCCCCTTGAACTCCGAGGGATGGAATATCGTGGAgaaattttattgatatttataGTTAAGGAGGCAATGTTCAACACCGTTGTTTTTCAGTTAGGAAATTTGAGGTCTTCAATTATGGGGAATCAAGGCTATTCGAAATTATAGGTAAAGAAACGCGATGACCATGCATGCAAATCGAATACTTTCGACCTTTGATTTTGGGTTAATATAACCTTCCAAGGAGAACCCGAGATCTTATCTCGTTCTTTCTAATGGACGTGGCATATACAATGTAGTAATTGTTGGATTATCAAAAATTTGATTTGGATCCGACGATGTGTAAATTATGCATCATGTAGACCTTACATAAGGAATGATCGAACAATGTTGTTGTGTTGTAGTGTGTGAGAGAAATGTATAAGACATAAACCAAAGGAGCACTTTATATGGTAATATTTTGGGGAAAATTAATTTAACATATGTTTAATTCTCttattctttaattttttaaactactTCCACATTTACATCATTtcatgattatgcttgtttaattgAACGATTGATATCAAATATTTGTCAACATGTTATATATGATGGATATAGAGTCTAGAAGAGTTGTTATAAGAGTCTATTGTATAATAATGTTCACGTGGGTCTACACCCAGAGCATGACAATATCTATTTAGAAAGGTTGAAATGGATTAGACTCTTCGTGACATATAAAATAAGTGAGGTGGATTTGAAATTTCCCAATCACCAAAATGGTGGACGTACCTGCATCACTGCCCCAAATTACATACAAAATTGGTCAATCCCGTCGAGCTGAAATGCCCCACCACCTAAAATAGGTGGGTTGTGTTTATATTTTTTCGACCCTTTGCAAGCCCGTTTGAATATGTCTATACATAATATATAGAGTCATTGATCATTGAGGGGGCCACGTTCCTTAGATTTTAATGACCAAACAATCCAGATTTATTAATGTAAACAACGAAAAtgagtaaaaaaaatatcattttgaccCATATAAATTTCGGCACACCTTCCTCGTAAATAGAACATACCGAAAAATTAAAACAACACTAACAACATTTATATGATCGAAAATACAATCATAGCATTAATCCACATACCTATATCTACACTCTCAAGAATAAACACATGCAAAGTTGAAAAGACTCGATCACACAACCAACTGTGATGCCCGAGGCTGAAGAGGACGAGGGTTGATCGCTGATACCATGAGGTTGCATGAACAATGAATGGCTTCTGGCAGGCTTCTTGGCGAAGAGAATATGAATGAACTGATCTAACAACGGAATGAGAGAGATTCTGAAACTGTTCAGATATGAGACTGTGCAGTTGAGGAaggttaaaagatttgatatgtacagTTTATATCATCAGTATGTATcatcttttcggtagctcaacgcttaagaactttaaagttaagcgtgcttgatttGAGAAAATTCGAGGATTGGTGACCCCCTAGGAatttctcagggtgcgtgtgagtgatgCAATAAATACACAAAAAAGACATGTGTTGGTAAATGAGGACAATCATCGAATCTGTAATGCCACAAAATGATATCAGAGCAGACCTCTtctagtacggtgtggttcggagACGAACCAGCGGAATCTGGTGGGCATAAAATGCTGAGGCCAAAGAGGACATGGGTGATCTCCGATATCATGAGGTTGTACGGACAATGAGCTGCGCCTGAAATTAATAATGACTATTAATTGGGAGACTAACAATCAGATTTTTCCCTACAATTAGCACACAAATTTCTGAGTTTTGTTACACAAATTCTGAGTAAATCATCCAAAACTTAGAAGTAATATTTCGAGCTTTCAAGCAGGAATCTAGTAGCATTTTCGAACAACATTACAGTAGCATGAAAATAGAACTTATCTAAGTGTCAACCCAAATTGATTTAGCAAATTACTGTATGTGAGCTTTTTGTTTTAACTCGTGATATCTGATTTTGTTAGAATTAAAAGTTTTCAAGTTTGACAAATAAAGTATCGTAGCTTGTAGAACTGTTCAACTAAACTGAAACCATACAACTGAAGTTATCCGAACTGAAGTTATCCGAATTGAAGATTAATGAGATAAGTCATCGGATCTAATGGAACTGAACAAAGATAACTGAATTAGTAAGTCAGTTGAATGGATTATCATTTGGAACTAAACATGATGATTTAAGTCAGTTCAACTGATCAATCGAATAGTCGAATTCTTGATCAATTTGACACGTTTAAACCAAAAAAACATACTAAGTAGACTGCAACGTCGTACTATTGACAGAAGGAGCAGACATCAGACTGCAACATCGTACTATTGTTAGAAGAATCTTCACACACTCAAAAAAGACGATGATGAGTTTAAGTATTTGGAATTGATTGAGATACAGAATTTTCCAAAAACCGCAAAGAAAAAgtcctgctctgataccaaatttgAAGGGCACATCGGAATAATTTTGAAGTAGGACAGATAGGGATTCAAGTGATGCAATACACTTGATTGTTTTGTttaacttaatttttttattattgataatatGCAAATTACATAAGCATATTTATAAACCAAGTCTAACATTTTCAAGGCTTATTAACTCCACTCTTTGACTAGCTATTCAAAATTCCTAGATGAATTTCGAAGTACTAGTAAATATTCTAGAAAATGACTCTATAAATTACAAATTATCTTAACACACAGTTGTACATGTGGTTCACAAGGCATCAAGTGATcagtccaaaaaaaaaaattgttccgATAATAACAAATATTTATGGGGGTAAATGGGAAAATCAGTATTACTCCAATACAAAGCTGTACATGTGGTTCAAAGGACCTCGGGCGATCTATCAAAAAGAGGTCGTTTGTTGCgataaataactaaaattcAGTTtctgtataaaaaataataaaacaatatatacatggaAAATATAACTTATgacttatatatttatatttttgagaTTTCTTTTTCATGTGTCACAATATCAACATGAATCTATCGTACACAGTGTCATATATATGAACAATTATATTGAAAAATACTGAAATTAGCAAAAATTGTAAGAAAATCgacaaaaaatgaaatttattaAGATAAACCATCAAAATAGCTAAATGATAAATATATCGAAACGATATTGtaaaaatatatgatttgttttaaataatatatatgatatttcatTCAAGAAAATAGAGATATATAAAAAAAGcatcacaaattttttttttttgaaatgcgGCCAACTAAATAAATTTAAGAAAAGTGGCTAAATAATCAACAAGCACGCATAAAAGTCCAATCCATGTGTTATTAATCCAATAAAATGATAAACATATTGGACCAACATTACCATTTAATGCATACAAGttcttaaaaaattatttaatgagTCTTCTACTTTTATTATTCAGGCTTTACAAAATTGGATTAAATCCCCAATAAacgcataattttatttagtcaTGTTTACATTGGCACTGctattttttctttttggaaCAACATGAAATCAACGATTTTTTTTTGACCTCTGACCTCTGTCAAGGCAGAGCCTTGAGGTGGTGACCTATCTGGCCTCAGAGGAGGTCCAGTCCTACTCAGATATCTTTTGCACTATTTCCAGCTCCAAAGCATAGGTCTGGCTGAGTAATTGTGTGGAGTAGGTCTAGTCGCGAGTATATGGAGTTCTGTATGTTTGAGTACTTGTTGAGTTGTTTATTTAATGATTTGGCAACTTTAGTATTTAAAAGAATCCTTTTGAGCTGCATGTACTTGGATTCTTCTTCTtggaaacaaaacaagaaaCCTTTGTAATACATGTGTCAGActgcattaaaaataaaaaaagaagtaATGTTTCATATTCGATATTCATTGTTAGTTCTGGTATTAGAAGTATCTTTAATCCAAGTTTACTGTTATATATATTGTTCCCTAATGTCATATTGTCAACTCTTTTTGGAAGCTGCCAGGAAACCTTTCCCAGTGAACTAAAAACTAAAAACAATATAAGGATGAAGGCAGGCCTTGTTTTTAGCAGTCGAACGGTTTTATTAGTAAACTTCAAAACGGGTTAAAAAATTCTGCATGTAAACTTACGCAACTGGCGCCTTTCGCTATCAGTGTTTTTTGGTCATTTTTGTGCATGTCTGCATTAAAAAAATGTAGGCCGGCCAAGTTTAGTAAATCTGCTTCTTCATCATTGATCTCTTCATCCTTTTGTCTTCGACTGGAGAAATGATTCTCCAATATTTTCCTTATAAGGGCATGTACTCTCAAGAAAATTGACATAAAACGGCATTAAAATATGAAGTGTTCTACGAGTTATGTATTGTTTCCTTCGagtgtttttgtatttttttggcTTCTGCACTCTGTCATCAACACGCTGATACGCTTAAATCTTGCTTGATTGATCATAATGTCAGAAATTTCACCATATACCCGAGTTCTCATAATGATCCTAGTGTTTACTTCagttttcttgatttttcgatTCAAAATCTTCGTTTTTCTGGTACCTCGGTCCCGAAACCGATAGCCATCATATTGCCAGTGAGCAGAGAGCAGCTAATAAACAGCGTTAAGTGTTGCGAAAAAGGGTATTGGGAAATTAGAGTGAGGTGTGGTGGACATAGTTATGAGGGAACTTCATATGTATCTAATGATGGATCGCCCTTTGTGCTGATAGACGTTATGAATCTGGATCGAGTTTCTGTGGACGTCGAATCAGAATCAGCTTGGGTCGAGGGAGGTGCGACGCTAGGCCAGACTTATTATGCCATTTCAGCGTCGAGCCAAGTTCTTGGATTTTCAGCGGGATCATGCCCCACTGTGGGGATTGGAGGGCACATAGCCGGCGGTGGATTCGGATTATTATCAAGAAAATACGGCCTTGCTGCTGATAATGTGGTGGATGCACTTCTTATTGACGCAAACGGCAGGCTACTAGACCGGGAAGCCATGGGGGAAGACGTGTTTTGGGCCATTCGGGGAGGAGGCGGCGGCATTTGGGGCATTGTTTACGCATGGAAAATCCAGCTGCTGAAAGTACCCGAAACGGTGACATGTTTCATTCTTTCTAGGCCTGGACCAAGGCGTCACGTGTCAAAACTAGTCAACAAATGGCAGCATGTTGCACCGGAGCTCGGAAATGACTTTTATTTGTCGGCTTTTGTTGGGGCAGGCTTGCCACAGATGAAAAAAAATGGTCTTTCGGTTACGTTTAAAGGGTTCTTTTTAGGTCCAAAATCAGAAGTTATATCAATCTTAAATGGGGTGTTTCCAGAATTGAATATTTCACCAGAGGACTGCCAAGAAATGACTTGGATCGAGTCCGTTCTTTACTTTTCAGGACTGGACAACGGAAGCTCGGTTGCCGACTTAAACGACCGTTTTCTACTAGATAAGCACTATTTCAAGGCTAAATCAGACTATGTCAGGGCTCCCATATCAGAAACCGGACTAACATCTGCCatcaaaattcttgaaaaggAACCAAAGGGATATGTTATCTTAGATCCTTACGGAGGAGCCATGCGAGAAATAAGCAGTGAATCTATTGCTTTCCCTCACAGAAAAGGTAACCTTTACGGAATACAATATTTAGTTGAATGGCAAGAAGAATACAACTTCAAAAGCAATAATTATATAGAGTGGATCAGAGGATTTTACAATGAAATGACACCATATGTTTCATCCGGCCCAAGGGCTGCTTACATAAACTACATGGACTTCGATCTTGGAGTTATGGATTACTTAAATAGCAGTGTAGCAGTTGCTGATCCAGTGGAGATGGCAAGGATTTGGGGAGAGAaatatttcttgaaaaattatgAGAGATTAGTCAAAGCCAAGACaattattgatccatttaatgtTTTCAGAAATCAACAAGGTATTCCTCCAATGTCTGCTTCATACGGAAAAGCACAAGTATAgtgaaatggaaaaaaaaacatatgTAAAGGAATGAGCtttcatttc contains:
- the LOC140830019 gene encoding berberine bridge enzyme-like D-2, with the protein product MISEQTSSSTVWFGDEPAESGGHKMLRPKRTWVISDIMRNFTIYPSSHNDPSVYFSFLDFSIQNLRFSGTSVPKPIAIILPVSREQLINSVKCCEKGYWEIRVRCGGHSYEGTSYVSNDGSPFVLIDVMNLDRVSVDVESESAWVEGGATLGQTYYAISASSQVLGFSAGSCPTVGIGGHIAGGGFGLLSRKYGLAADNVVDALLIDANGRLLDREAMGEDVFWAIRGGGGGIWGIVYAWKIQLLKVPETVTCFILSRPGPRRHVSKLVNKWQHVAPELGNDFYLSAFVGAGLPQMKKNGLSVTFKGFFLGPKSEVISILNGVFPELNISPEDCQEMTWIESVLYFSGLDNGSSVADLNDRFLLDKHYFKAKSDYVRAPISETGLTSAIKILEKEPKGYVILDPYGGAMREISSESIAFPHRKGNLYGIQYLVEWQEEYNFKSNNYIEWIRGFYNEMTPYVSSGPRAAYINYMDFDLGVMDYLNSSVAVADPVEMARIWGEKYFLKNYERLVKAKTIIDPFNVFRNQQGIPPMSASYGKAQV
- the LOC140830774 gene encoding pectinesterase-like, which translates into the protein MGYDMGSKKKKVAVAGLASILLVAAVVAVTVGVSNKGGDSSAAPTNNGAPTISASTKAVKAICSPTDYKETCEQSLADANTTDPKELIKLAFNYAVKNIGEVIQNSTLLKDAAADERTKGALDTCRDLLHTSIDDLQRSFEKFGEFDVSNLNEYVEDVKTWLSASITYQETCIDGFENTTGDTAEKMKKLLKTAGELSSNGLAMVDDFSTILSGLNLESLGSSRRLLGSSQDSIPSFVNPEARKLLSVTPISLKPNAVVAQDGSTPYKTIKAAIDAIPKKNNNTFVILVKAGLYKETVIIPKKVNNVVLIGEGPTKTRITGNKNFVEGTQTFHSATLAVNGEGFIAKDIAIENTAGPEKHQAVAVRVSGDKAIFYNVHMDGYQDTLYAHAYRQYYRDCVISGTIDFVFGDALSIFQKTRLVVRKPLNNQACMVTAQGRKDHRGVGAIIFQSCDIVAEPAFTAAKPALEAYLGRPWKEFSRTIIMQSNIDGFIAPEGWSPWAGTFALDTLYYGEYQNRGAGSTLSDRVKWKGIKKITPQIASSFSGGKVYTDDLWLRSSGVPYVPTLV